A portion of the Babylonia areolata isolate BAREFJ2019XMU chromosome 4, ASM4173473v1, whole genome shotgun sequence genome contains these proteins:
- the LOC143281718 gene encoding adipocyte plasma membrane-associated protein-like, giving the protein MKRMKDTIKFPVAKLVVAMVTVALNMNHVQMLDTQPHVVKLPTPPALVGVLSANHWLAKARRYAENKIVGPGSMVVVNRYVYTGLKNGWVVEVRPDGRVRGILRMSNKRCGTVSMDELACGRPLGVRADRYQYLVVADAYKGIFRINPRSGAFRTLVDASMLVNNKPLGYINDLAVSRDGTIFFTSSSAKYNRTSSLDILLEGESTGRVLVYNPREAPPKHVRELVSNLRYASGLQLARDESYLLIGEGGRAKIHRAWIGLNTPKRGTIETFAENLPGFVGNIRLSPRNTFWVALSGSRSKDAPSLLDLYGAQPERRRQLMAMKPSSVQAQMPKHGLVVELDQSGKIVRSLHDPHGLQYSAVSEVEEENGILYLGSLDRKFVGVLPLRRLPPPVMSSSPGEGSTSDSGGGEGGAAGGTSPSNDKLETFLEQVRKNTRSLSGQALQDIVILLVRRLVEAVSEIRRVLAQANELRKDLNSLQNMFPNDTDSSTSPSSSYGGPTTQYYQDTTWFDFSGGGGGTTMSAQTADPTSTVGFGAETTTEGFTTSTDAQTSTATSEATTATTETTTTEAPTTTTEGSALLHS; this is encoded by the exons GCTGCCGACACCTCCAGCACTGGTCGGAGTCCTGTCGGCCAACCACTGGCTGGCCAAGGCTAGACGCTACGCCGAGAACAAGATAGTTGGTCCTGGATCCATGGTGGTAGTCAATC ggtaCGTGTACACGGGCCTGAAAAACGGGTGGGTGGTAGAGGTACGACCCGATGGTAGAGTCCGTGGTATTCTCCGAATGTCTAACAAACGATGCG gcacagtGTCCATGGACGAACTGGCGTGTGGCAGACCTCTGGGAGTGAGGGCGGACAGGTATCAGTATCTGGTGGTGGCCGACGCTTATAAGGGCATCTTCAGAATCAATCCTCGAAGCG GAGCATTCCGGACCCTAGTAGACGCCTCCATGCTGGTGAACAACAAGCCGCTGGGCTACATCAACGACCTGGCCGTGTCCCGGGACGGAAccatcttcttcacctcctcctccgccaagtACAACAGGACTAGCTCCCTGGACATCCTGCTGGAGGGGGAGTCCACGGGCAG GGTGCTGGTGTACAACCCAAGGGAAGCACCACCCAAGCATGTTCGCGAGCTGGTGTCCAATCTCCGCTATGCTAGTGGTCTGCAGCTCGCCAGAGATGAGAGTTACCTGCTGATTGGAGAGGGCGGCCGTGCCAAGATACACAG AGCGTGGATCGGGCTGAACACGCCCAAGCGAGGCACCATCGAGACGTTCGCGGAGAACCTTCCCGGGTTCGTGGGCAACATCCGCCTGTCTCCGCGCAACACCTTCTGGGTGGCTCTGTCCGGATCCCGCTCCAAGGACGCTCCCTCCCTGCTGGATCTCTATGGGGCCCAGCCTGAGAGGCGTCGTCAGCTGATggcg ATGAAGCCGAGCTCCGTCCAGGCCCAGATGCCCAAGCACGGCCTGGTTGTCGAGCTGGACCAGAGCGGGAAGATCGTCCGCAGCCTGCACGACCCCCACGGCCTGCAGTACTCCGCAGTCagcgaggtggaggaggagaacggCATCCTCTACCTGGGCTCCCTGGACCGGAAGTTCGTGGGCGTGCTGCCGCTGCGTCGTCTGCCTCCTCCCGTCATGTCCTCTTCGCCaggagaag GCTCGACCAGCGatagcggaggaggagaaggaggagcagcaggaggcaCCAGCCCTTCCAACGACAAGCTGGAGACGTTCCTGGAGCAGGTCCGCAAGAACACCCGCAGCCTGTCCGGGCAGGCTCTCCAGGACATCGTTATCCTGCTCGTGCGGCGCCTCGTGGAGGCCGTGTCCGAGATCCGCCGCGTGCTGGCCCAGGCCAACGAGCTGCGCAAAGACCTCAACTCCCTGCAGAACATGTTCCCCAACGACACAGactcctctacctccccctcatcctcttACGGCGGGCCGACCACGCAGTACTACCAAGACACGACGTGGTTCGATttcagtggaggaggaggaggaacgaccATGAGCGCGCAGACTGCAGACCCAACCTCCACCGTGGGTTTCGGAGCGGAGACCACGACTGAAGGGTTCACCACCAGCACGGATGCTCAGACCTCTACGGCCACCTCCGAGGCGACGACGGCGACGACTGAGACGACGACCACTGAGGCCCCGACGACGACGACTGAAGGTTCAGCATTGTTGCATTCGTGA